A single Treponema primitia ZAS-1 DNA region contains:
- a CDS encoding DEAD/DEAH box helicase, giving the protein MPSVGDYVYDKANKSRVQIVAVNNLWNYTSYTVFNSVTNNVYKILESDITTDVVENDSNENYLRYIALLTKIKHEIANGVITKLSNNVIPLPHQLYVLNRAISSNKVRYILADEVGLGKTIEAGLILKELKARGLVKRTLVVCPTGLVTQWNMELQDKFSEIFNIIRPEDYNTIRRITNVKEVYSQFNQVISPMDSIKPLTQRAGWTEEQITQYNEERIYSIINSGWDLIIIDEAHRVAGSSGEVARHKLGQLLAAASPYLLLLTATPHNGKTDSFLRLVRLIDEKAFPNARAVIKEQVAPYVIRTEKREAIDNIGKKLFKKRITITISLHWDERHTMQKELYTLVSEYVSKNYNKAARNRSKNMWYIMLLIMMQRLVTSSTRAIKESLEKRITILKEDYELYRDLLEEIPDDVESLMEASLKATSLDIESEIHELGRVLSVAKQAEYQYLDVKIDKLYEIIDTIFSQDKKRKILIFTEFIVTQNYLNEMLQKRGYIISLLNGNMNIEDRNIVLQNFKDNACILISTDAGGEGINLQFSNFIINYGPPMESNEN; this is encoded by the coding sequence ATGCCAAGCGTTGGTGACTATGTATACGATAAAGCAAATAAATCACGTGTTCAAATAGTAGCGGTAAATAATTTATGGAATTATACCTCATACACCGTATTTAATAGCGTTACCAATAACGTATATAAAATACTCGAATCTGATATTACAACTGATGTTGTAGAAAATGACTCAAATGAGAACTATCTTCGTTATATTGCTCTGTTAACAAAAATCAAGCATGAGATAGCAAATGGGGTTATTACCAAACTATCCAACAATGTTATTCCATTACCCCATCAGCTTTATGTTTTAAATCGTGCAATATCAAGCAATAAAGTTCGCTATATTCTTGCCGATGAAGTCGGTCTTGGTAAAACCATAGAAGCCGGTCTTATTCTAAAAGAACTCAAAGCCCGTGGTCTTGTAAAGCGTACCCTTGTAGTCTGTCCGACAGGGCTTGTTACCCAATGGAATATGGAGCTTCAGGATAAGTTCAGCGAAATATTTAATATTATCAGACCGGAAGATTATAACACTATACGCCGTATTACCAATGTTAAAGAAGTTTATAGCCAGTTTAATCAAGTCATATCACCTATGGATTCCATAAAGCCTTTAACTCAAAGGGCAGGATGGACAGAAGAACAAATTACTCAATACAATGAGGAACGGATTTACTCAATTATCAACAGCGGTTGGGATTTAATCATCATTGATGAAGCCCACCGTGTCGCAGGTAGTTCAGGCGAAGTTGCAAGGCATAAATTAGGACAGCTTCTGGCAGCCGCTAGCCCCTATTTGCTTTTATTAACCGCAACGCCCCACAACGGAAAAACAGACTCTTTTTTACGATTGGTTAGGCTTATTGACGAAAAGGCTTTTCCAAATGCACGGGCAGTAATAAAAGAACAAGTTGCCCCCTATGTAATTCGGACAGAAAAACGCGAGGCCATAGACAATATCGGCAAAAAATTGTTTAAAAAAAGAATAACCATTACCATTTCACTCCATTGGGATGAACGCCATACTATGCAGAAAGAATTATATACCTTGGTTTCTGAATATGTATCTAAAAATTATAATAAAGCAGCCCGTAATCGCAGTAAAAACATGTGGTACATTATGCTTCTTATTATGATGCAGCGTCTGGTTACCAGCAGTACACGCGCTATAAAGGAAAGCCTGGAAAAACGCATCACCATACTGAAAGAAGATTATGAGTTATACAGAGATTTGCTTGAAGAAATCCCCGATGATGTTGAAAGTCTTATGGAAGCTTCGCTAAAGGCAACATCATTAGATATCGAAAGCGAAATACATGAATTAGGTCGCGTGCTTTCTGTTGCAAAACAGGCTGAATATCAATACCTTGATGTTAAAATTGATAAACTCTACGAAATTATTGACACAATATTTAGTCAGGATAAAAAAAGAAAAATCCTAATTTTTACAGAGTTTATTGTCACACAAAATTACCTCAATGAAATGCTTCAGAAAAGAGGTTATATCATTTCTCTTTTAAACGGAAATATGAATATTGAGGATAGAAATATAGTGTTGCAAAATTTTAAGGACAATGCCTGTATTCTCATTTCCACCGATGCTGGCGGTGAAGGTATTAACTTACAATTTTCCAATTTTATCATAAATTATGGACCTCCCATGGAATCCAATGAAAATTGA
- a CDS encoding NERD domain-containing protein yields MNIREFLECNGPSLSSKIKKQLMAEGMSDEAARQAISRLKGEIYRLTEIKFPKRETFLYLKSQYKSDIFYYNLSSAIEETSSIHKCIISGLRNFGGCLPIEKLKVLSGCPQARKKKKTFDQTLHELEAVNLVYNNEEFYYLNDSLKINNELYNDNKLILYLNDFIKESLALWLRKNSLVSYEAVSFYGDFSSYIWDITAPSYLLPFIKIKADATKPGFIVADIIPQSDIGNTDIDYFIRKVESCFLEKNTRPFIPIILGYSFEHETLKFLKSKNILVSTIYNFFGEEIEKILKNIEKTLKATAINDVNSIENINTILTAVSKIEGETNNLRGHFFELIAGHVVSNIYAGIPRLNQKIAHEGKKAEIDILIITSKEIIIYECKGYINSRLVSNTDIEKWKNKISIIYNYFKSKDEHSNKKVVFNYWTTSDFSDDAKNNLMEFSNDLRKYVVRKMNGNEIFNYSKELNLENICGILKQYFPYNNKAVRTYL; encoded by the coding sequence ATGAACATTCGGGAATTTCTCGAATGTAATGGGCCTTCGCTATCCTCTAAAATAAAAAAACAGCTAATGGCTGAAGGTATGTCAGACGAGGCGGCACGACAAGCAATCTCAAGATTAAAAGGTGAAATCTACCGTCTGACTGAAATTAAGTTCCCTAAGCGAGAAACTTTTCTATATCTAAAGAGTCAATATAAATCTGATATATTTTATTATAACTTATCTAGTGCTATTGAAGAAACATCTTCCATACATAAATGCATAATAAGTGGATTGAGAAATTTTGGAGGCTGCCTTCCAATAGAAAAATTAAAAGTACTTTCTGGATGTCCCCAAGCCCGTAAAAAGAAAAAAACTTTTGACCAAACGCTTCATGAGTTAGAAGCGGTAAATCTAGTCTATAATAACGAAGAATTTTATTATTTAAACGATTCCCTGAAGATAAACAATGAATTGTACAACGACAATAAATTAATACTATATCTTAATGATTTTATAAAAGAAAGTCTTGCCTTGTGGTTACGAAAAAATAGTTTAGTTAGCTATGAAGCAGTTTCTTTTTATGGTGACTTCTCCAGTTATATTTGGGATATTACTGCTCCATCATATTTATTGCCATTTATTAAAATAAAAGCCGATGCTACAAAACCAGGGTTTATAGTTGCTGATATTATCCCTCAATCTGATATAGGCAATACAGATATTGATTATTTTATACGTAAAGTCGAAAGTTGTTTTCTGGAAAAAAATACAAGACCATTTATTCCTATTATTTTAGGATATAGTTTTGAACATGAAACGTTGAAATTTTTAAAAAGCAAGAATATTCTTGTGTCAACAATTTATAATTTTTTTGGTGAAGAAATTGAAAAAATCTTAAAGAATATTGAAAAAACATTGAAGGCAACCGCTATTAATGATGTTAATAGCATAGAAAATATTAATACCATATTAACTGCTGTGTCAAAAATTGAAGGCGAGACAAATAATCTTCGTGGGCATTTTTTTGAACTTATAGCTGGTCATGTTGTATCAAATATATATGCAGGAATCCCCAGGCTTAATCAAAAGATTGCACATGAAGGTAAAAAAGCAGAAATAGATATTTTGATAATAACTTCAAAAGAGATAATAATATATGAATGTAAAGGTTATATTAATTCAAGATTAGTTTCTAATACTGATATTGAAAAATGGAAAAATAAAATATCAATTATTTATAATTATTTTAAGAGCAAAGACGAACATTCAAATAAAAAGGTTGTTTTTAATTATTGGACAACTAGTGATTTTTCAGATGATGCCAAGAATAATTTGATGGAATTTAGTAATGATTTGAGGAAATATGTTGTAAGAAAAATGAATGGAAATGAGATATTTAATTATTCAAAAGAATTAAATCTGGAAAATATTTGTGGTATACTTAAACAATATTTTCCATATAACAACAAGGCGGTTAGGACTTATTTATGA
- a CDS encoding ATP-dependent nuclease, whose amino-acid sequence MIITKANIINYKCFAGKFPINFKDGINIIVGDNESGKSTILEAINIALTGTLNGRPLRYELNQYLFNKDIVSSYLSSLKSKIKQDLPSIIIEVFFSIDDNPKFLGTNNSERIESSGVVYKIEFDDSFKSEYQELIKSSEQLDTIPIEYYKISWYSFAEEYFPTARSIPIKSALIDSSSARLQNSSDIYISKIIQNNLEDIEKINLSQAYRKMKESFGKDDSVISINKKIQDNIIITKKKIEISAELPTQSAWESSLMTFVDDTPFQQIGKGEQCVIKTNLALEHKKSQEAALILLEEPENHLTYTKLNELINNIQNRYSDKQIIITTHNSFVANKLDLKNLILLNNHKTARLDKLNIETYNFFKKLAGYPTLRLILCKKAVLVEGDSDELIFQKAYLNKFSKLPVQDGIDVISVGLSFKRFLEIAAKIEKKVAVITDNDGNYKEKIEKKYDAFKEIKHIEIFADTNEILNTLEPQFVNSNTENLQELCKIIHIDYSKYNNFDSIVDYMKKNKTEWALAVFETDNAINFPEYIKKAVEWCNE is encoded by the coding sequence ATGATAATAACTAAAGCCAATATTATAAATTATAAATGCTTTGCAGGAAAATTTCCTATTAACTTTAAAGATGGTATTAACATCATAGTCGGAGACAATGAGTCTGGAAAATCAACAATTTTAGAAGCAATAAATATTGCATTAACGGGTACTTTAAATGGAAGACCTTTAAGGTATGAATTAAATCAATATTTATTTAATAAGGATATAGTATCATCTTACCTTAGTAGTCTAAAAAGCAAGATTAAACAGGACCTTCCTTCTATTATCATTGAAGTATTTTTTTCTATTGATGATAACCCAAAATTTTTAGGAACAAATAATAGTGAAAGAATTGAAAGTTCTGGGGTTGTATATAAAATTGAATTTGATGATAGTTTTAAAAGTGAATATCAGGAATTAATAAAATCGAGTGAGCAGCTAGACACTATCCCAATCGAATACTATAAAATTTCATGGTATTCTTTTGCTGAAGAATACTTTCCAACAGCTAGATCAATACCTATAAAATCAGCATTAATTGATTCTTCATCCGCAAGATTGCAAAATAGCTCTGATATATATATATCAAAAATCATTCAAAATAATTTAGAAGATATAGAAAAAATTAATTTATCGCAGGCATATAGAAAAATGAAAGAGTCTTTTGGTAAAGACGATTCCGTTATTTCAATTAATAAAAAGATACAAGATAATATAATAATTACAAAAAAGAAAATAGAAATATCAGCTGAATTGCCAACTCAATCCGCATGGGAATCTTCATTAATGACATTCGTTGATGATACCCCATTTCAACAAATAGGCAAAGGTGAACAATGCGTAATAAAAACAAATCTTGCCTTGGAGCATAAAAAAAGCCAAGAAGCAGCTTTAATTCTTCTCGAAGAACCCGAAAATCATTTGACATATACAAAGCTCAATGAATTAATTAATAATATACAAAATAGATATAGCGACAAGCAGATTATAATTACAACACATAATAGTTTTGTAGCCAATAAATTAGATTTGAAGAATTTAATATTATTAAACAACCACAAAACTGCCCGCTTAGACAAACTCAATATTGAGACATACAACTTTTTCAAGAAATTGGCTGGTTATCCCACTTTACGTCTTATACTATGTAAAAAAGCTGTATTAGTAGAAGGAGATTCTGATGAATTGATATTTCAAAAAGCTTATCTTAATAAATTCTCAAAATTACCGGTACAAGATGGTATAGATGTTATATCTGTAGGTCTATCCTTTAAAAGATTTCTCGAAATTGCTGCAAAAATTGAGAAAAAAGTAGCGGTAATTACCGACAATGATGGTAATTATAAAGAAAAAATCGAAAAAAAATATGACGCCTTTAAAGAAATTAAACATATCGAAATATTTGCGGATACCAATGAAATATTAAATACTCTTGAACCGCAATTTGTTAATTCCAATACGGAGAACCTTCAAGAATTGTGTAAAATTATTCATATTGATTATTCAAAATATAATAATTTTGATAGCATTGTCGATTATATGAAGAAAAATAAAACAGAGTGGGCTTTAGCAGTTTTTGAAACAGATAATGCTATTAATTTTCCTGAATATATTAAAAAAGCGGTGGAATGGTGTAATGAATAA
- a CDS encoding DNA methyltransferase → MTKTDIDKVRNIEGFPIAKDEDIIALSDPPYYTACPNPFIEDFIKEHGTPYNEATDTYHREPFAADVSEGKNDPIYNAHSYHTKVPHKAIMRYILHYTKPGDIVFDGFCGTGMTGVAAQMCGCPDEEFKQKIENEMPGIEWGARKAILNDLSPAATFIAYNYNTPVDVEEFRKEAEHILAECETECGWMYETIHVDKSGNPVMDLHGNPVKGRINYTVWSDVFICPTCSNEIVYWHVAIDADTEKVMATFDCPHCGSNLKKQDCNYSQETHYDIGLRTNVTISKQIPVRIHYTIGGKRYTKTPDEFDYALIEKISNEEIPFWYPTNRMCEGSESRRNDRYGITHIHQYYTKRNLWSLAVAVNKANNNRTLFILTAIMKTLTKMFRWAPHGKHTAGMSGTLYLPSVTHEYPIFGAIERRIALYKDLLNVAEKYSNDTLISCSDLANTFLPNDSIDYIFTDPPFGGNLNYSELSFIWETWLKVITNNKTEAIINTVHHKGLPEYQALMTHCFFEYYRVLKPGRWMTVEFHNSQNSVWNTIQEALQRTGFILADVRTLDKQQSSFKQVTTSSAVKQDLVISAYKPKNNFKKEFIAKAGSLETAWTFISQHLEQLPVAVIKDKKIELITERQAYLLFDRMVAYHIMNGISVPLDASDFYKGLDEKFLCRDTMYFLPNQVNEYDTARIKNEVEKPELELFVTNERTAIAWLYSQLETPQTYGEIQPKFMREGKTTDKYEAIPELMVMLEENFIQDDNGKWYVPDRTKEGDVVKLREKNLLKDFNSYLITPGKLKQFRTEAIRVGFARLWADKNYKLIVETAERLPESVIQEDDKLLMYYDISLGRV, encoded by the coding sequence TTGACCAAGACCGATATAGATAAAGTCCGAAACATCGAAGGCTTCCCTATTGCCAAGGATGAGGATATTATCGCCCTGTCAGACCCGCCGTATTATACCGCCTGCCCCAATCCCTTTATCGAGGATTTTATTAAAGAACACGGAACGCCTTACAATGAGGCGACCGACACTTACCATCGGGAACCATTTGCGGCTGATGTGAGTGAGGGGAAGAACGATCCGATTTACAATGCCCATAGCTACCATACCAAAGTTCCCCATAAAGCGATAATGCGGTATATTTTGCATTATACCAAGCCCGGTGACATTGTGTTTGATGGTTTTTGTGGAACCGGTATGACCGGTGTTGCTGCCCAGATGTGTGGTTGTCCTGATGAAGAATTCAAACAGAAGATAGAAAATGAAATGCCTGGAATAGAATGGGGCGCCAGAAAAGCCATCTTGAATGATTTATCCCCTGCGGCAACTTTTATTGCGTACAATTATAATACACCAGTTGATGTTGAAGAGTTCCGTAAAGAAGCGGAACATATTCTTGCAGAGTGTGAAACAGAATGCGGCTGGATGTATGAAACGATTCATGTTGATAAGAGTGGAAACCCAGTAATGGATTTACATGGGAATCCGGTTAAAGGGCGGATAAATTATACTGTGTGGTCTGATGTATTTATTTGCCCGACATGCTCAAATGAAATTGTTTATTGGCATGTAGCAATAGATGCTGATACCGAGAAAGTCATGGCTACTTTTGATTGTCCTCACTGTGGAAGTAACCTCAAAAAGCAAGATTGTAATTATTCACAAGAAACCCATTATGATATCGGACTAAGAACAAATGTGACTATTTCTAAACAAATTCCGGTACGTATACATTATACAATTGGTGGAAAACGATATACAAAAACGCCTGATGAGTTTGATTATGCTCTGATTGAAAAAATCAGTAATGAAGAAATACCTTTTTGGTATCCTACGAATAGAATGTGCGAAGGTAGTGAGAGTCGCCGAAACGACCGTTACGGTATTACTCACATACATCAATATTATACAAAACGGAATTTATGGTCATTGGCCGTAGCTGTCAATAAAGCTAATAATAATCGTACGTTATTTATTCTTACAGCTATAATGAAAACACTTACTAAAATGTTTCGTTGGGCTCCACATGGTAAGCATACGGCAGGAATGTCGGGAACGCTATATCTGCCATCAGTTACACACGAATATCCAATTTTTGGCGCAATAGAGCGTAGAATCGCATTGTATAAAGATCTGCTTAATGTTGCAGAAAAATACTCAAATGATACACTAATTTCATGTAGTGACTTGGCAAATACTTTTTTACCAAATGATTCCATTGACTATATTTTCACTGATCCACCATTTGGCGGTAATCTCAACTATTCAGAGCTAAGCTTTATTTGGGAAACATGGCTCAAGGTTATCACGAACAATAAGACAGAAGCGATTATTAATACTGTACATCATAAAGGCTTGCCAGAGTATCAAGCATTAATGACGCATTGCTTTTTTGAATATTATCGTGTGTTAAAACCTGGTCGATGGATGACAGTAGAGTTTCATAACTCTCAGAACTCTGTTTGGAACACCATTCAGGAAGCTTTGCAGCGAACAGGCTTCATCCTTGCCGATGTACGAACATTAGATAAACAACAAAGTAGTTTTAAGCAGGTAACAACTAGCTCTGCGGTTAAACAAGACCTTGTAATCTCCGCCTATAAGCCAAAAAATAATTTTAAAAAAGAATTTATTGCTAAAGCAGGAAGCCTTGAAACAGCGTGGACCTTCATTAGTCAGCACCTAGAACAGCTTCCGGTAGCAGTTATTAAAGACAAAAAAATAGAACTTATTACCGAGCGACAGGCTTATCTTCTTTTTGACCGCATGGTAGCTTATCATATTATGAACGGCATTTCCGTTCCCCTTGATGCATCCGATTTCTATAAAGGTCTGGATGAAAAGTTTCTATGCCGTGATACCATGTATTTTCTTCCCAATCAGGTCAATGAGTATGATACCGCCCGTATCAAGAACGAAGTAGAAAAACCTGAACTGGAACTCTTTGTAACCAACGAAAGAACTGCGATTGCTTGGTTATATAGTCAATTAGAGACCCCTCAAACTTATGGGGAAATCCAACCGAAATTTATGCGTGAAGGAAAGACCACCGATAAATACGAAGCGATCCCCGAACTTATGGTCATGTTGGAAGAAAATTTTATACAAGATGACAACGGCAAGTGGTATGTTCCTGACCGTACAAAAGAGGGAGATGTTGTCAAATTACGCGAAAAGAATTTACTCAAAGATTTTAACTCCTATCTTATAACCCCTGGTAAACTTAAACAATTCCGTACCGAAGCCATCCGCGTTGGTTTTGCCCGCCTTTGGGCAGATAAAAACTATAAACTCATCGTAGAAACAGCAGAACGCTTGCCGGAATCAGTCATTCAGGAAGATGATAAACTTCTTATGTATTATGATATTAGCTTGGGAAGGGTGTAA
- a CDS encoding RNA-binding domain-containing protein, with product MNAKKIIGLLIQGESLTVEFKECKNALSNNIFETVCSFSNRYGGYIFLGVNDSGDIIGVNQNSIPGLKKNFANMLNNPEKISPTLFLSLEELEIKEKTILYVYIPQSSQVELCSGKIFDRIEDADIDITKSTDLVANLYNRKSMTFTERKLFPYVTKKELRPELIKRARQMALNKISDHPWKNLSDMDLFKSAGLYEENWVTNEKGFNLAAVLLFGRDEVIRSCVPGYITDALLRKENLDRYDDRLMVETNLIDSFELLMEFVAKHTLDRFFLVDNKNVSVRSWIAREIISNSLVHREYASVFPAKIVIEKDRIYAENWNKALKPGRITPEDFTPYPKNPILARFFVNIGLADQLGSGVRNLYKYTKIYSGSEPELLEGDIFKTTVLLTAEGKPSDKPSDKPSDKPSDKPSDKPSDKLSPAEGNFMESILPYLKEKGQIDVKTASSISGKSTARIKQIFTKLIEAGILEKLGANKNRTYQLVKK from the coding sequence ATGAATGCTAAAAAAATCATTGGCCTCTTAATTCAAGGAGAAAGCCTTACGGTTGAATTTAAGGAGTGTAAAAATGCCTTAAGCAACAATATTTTTGAAACGGTCTGCTCTTTCTCGAATCGTTATGGTGGCTATATTTTTCTTGGAGTAAATGATAGTGGCGATATTATAGGGGTTAATCAGAATTCCATACCGGGTTTAAAGAAAAATTTTGCTAATATGTTAAATAACCCTGAAAAAATATCCCCAACATTGTTTCTTAGTCTTGAGGAACTAGAAATAAAGGAAAAAACCATATTGTATGTATATATACCTCAAAGTTCCCAGGTAGAACTCTGTTCCGGTAAAATATTTGATCGAATCGAAGATGCCGATATTGACATCACCAAATCGACCGATTTAGTAGCCAATCTCTATAACCGGAAATCCATGACTTTTACCGAACGTAAACTTTTCCCCTATGTAACAAAAAAGGAACTTCGACCTGAATTAATAAAACGCGCTCGGCAAATGGCATTAAATAAAATTTCTGACCATCCATGGAAAAACCTATCTGATATGGATTTATTTAAAAGTGCAGGTCTTTATGAAGAAAATTGGGTAACCAATGAGAAAGGGTTTAATCTGGCCGCAGTCCTTCTCTTTGGTCGGGATGAAGTAATCCGTTCTTGTGTCCCCGGCTATATAACCGATGCCTTATTACGCAAAGAAAATCTGGATCGTTACGATGATCGTCTAATGGTAGAAACAAACCTTATTGACAGTTTTGAACTTCTTATGGAATTTGTGGCAAAACACACACTGGATAGATTCTTTCTTGTGGATAATAAGAATGTTAGTGTACGGAGCTGGATCGCGAGAGAAATAATAAGCAATAGTCTTGTCCATCGGGAATATGCAAGTGTATTTCCTGCAAAAATTGTTATAGAAAAAGATCGTATATATGCGGAAAATTGGAACAAGGCGCTTAAACCGGGACGCATTACACCGGAGGATTTTACCCCCTATCCCAAAAACCCAATTTTAGCCCGTTTCTTTGTAAATATCGGGTTAGCTGATCAATTAGGTTCCGGTGTGCGGAATCTCTATAAATACACGAAAATCTACTCCGGCAGCGAACCGGAACTACTGGAAGGGGACATTTTCAAGACCACCGTTTTGTTGACCGCGGAGGGCAAACCTAGCGATAAACCTAGCGATAAACCTAGCGATAAACCTAGCGATAAACCTAGCGATAAACCTAGCGATAAATTGTCCCCGGCAGAAGGAAATTTTATGGAATCGATACTTCCTTATCTCAAGGAAAAAGGACAGATAGATGTAAAAACAGCTAGTAGTATATCCGGAAAATCAACCGCAAGAATAAAGCAGATTTTTACAAAATTAATCGAGGCTGGCATCCTGGAAAAACTCGGCGCCAATAAAAATCGAACCTACCAACTGGTGAAAAAATAA
- a CDS encoding UvrD-helicase domain-containing protein, producing MNNAFYIAAAGSGKTTFLINEALKKDASVLITTYTISNKDEIKTKIINKLGYVPSNIEIQTWYDFLLANGVRPYKGAMDDGLYKEHIGFTFSNGISGLKCTMKNGTPVYYSEEEIYNHYFTKNIKIFSDKTSKFTVKCNDRIGNKIIERINKIFAYIFIDEAQDLTGYDLDIIKLLFKSSSEIILVGDPRQTVYLTHQSKKYIKYQYGNIRSFFENELGKKISCTIDEEILNASHRNNQYICNYSTKLYQNMKRTNACKCTECRTYDIDHEGIFIIKEDDIANYLEKYMPVQLRPDKTVSCDDRFPAHNFGESKGLTFNRVLIHPTKTMTAWIKDNSKPLADMTRAKLYVAITRARFSVGIIINYSNKDINTHGYCFNDELLIPYNPDEGVR from the coding sequence ATGAATAATGCTTTTTATATTGCAGCTGCTGGTTCAGGCAAGACTACATTTTTAATTAATGAGGCATTAAAAAAAGATGCTTCGGTCTTAATAACAACATATACAATTTCCAATAAAGATGAAATTAAAACAAAAATTATTAATAAACTAGGATATGTACCCTCTAATATTGAAATTCAAACATGGTATGATTTTCTTTTAGCCAATGGGGTTAGACCGTATAAGGGTGCTATGGACGATGGATTATATAAAGAACACATTGGATTTACCTTTTCCAATGGGATTTCTGGTTTAAAATGTACGATGAAGAATGGAACACCGGTTTATTATAGCGAAGAAGAAATATATAATCATTATTTTACAAAGAATATTAAAATATTTTCTGATAAGACTTCAAAATTTACTGTCAAATGTAATGATAGGATTGGAAATAAAATAATTGAAAGAATAAATAAAATATTTGCATATATTTTTATAGATGAAGCTCAAGATTTAACAGGTTATGATTTAGATATTATAAAGCTTTTATTCAAATCAAGTAGTGAGATTATCCTTGTTGGAGACCCAAGACAAACTGTATATTTAACGCATCAATCAAAAAAATATATAAAATATCAGTATGGCAATATTCGAAGTTTTTTTGAAAATGAATTAGGTAAAAAGATAAGCTGTACAATTGATGAAGAAATACTTAATGCATCACATAGAAATAACCAATATATCTGTAATTATTCCACAAAATTATATCAAAATATGAAAAGAACCAATGCCTGCAAATGTACTGAATGCAGGACTTATGATATTGATCATGAAGGGATATTTATAATTAAGGAAGATGACATAGCAAATTATTTAGAAAAATATATGCCTGTTCAACTTAGGCCAGATAAAACAGTTTCTTGTGACGATAGATTCCCCGCCCATAATTTTGGAGAATCAAAAGGATTGACATTTAATAGAGTTTTAATACATCCTACAAAAACTATGACTGCATGGATTAAAGATAATTCTAAGCCTTTAGCTGATATGACAAGAGCAAAACTATATGTAGCAATAACAAGGGCAAGGTTTAGTGTGGGAATAATCATAAATTATAGTAACAAAGATATAAATACGCATGGTTATTGTTTTAATGATGAATTATTAATACCATATAATCCAGATGAAGGGGTAAGATAA